One window of the Chryseobacterium camelliae genome contains the following:
- a CDS encoding DUF2891 domain-containing protein yields MKNSLLILLGIPFSVCAQEIPKLTDEMAMKLAEKPLHCINQEYPNKTAHIINNAGEVPLSPKHLHPSFYGCFDWHSSVHGHWMLVRLLKTKPDLKAAQEIEAVLDRSLTKENLQAEADYFTKYQLTTTFERTYGWAWLLKLDEELITWNHPKAKLWHQNLKPLTDKILDSWKTFLPKQTYPNRTGVHPNTAFAMAFAIDWARANQDKAFEAQLVEKAKYFYLKDEKTPAYLEPDGSDFFSPSLEIADLMRRVLPQKEFVVWLNTFYEKRSLENIEKIPVVSDLSDYQTVHLVGLSFSKAWCMKGIAQSLPAGHPLKKQFNTTASVFLSNGLPLLFQGNYGGDHWLASFAVYALEDE; encoded by the coding sequence ATGAAAAACAGTCTTTTAATCCTTCTGGGAATCCCGTTTTCTGTTTGTGCGCAGGAAATACCGAAACTTACCGATGAAATGGCGATGAAACTGGCTGAAAAGCCCCTGCATTGCATCAATCAGGAATATCCTAATAAAACGGCCCATATCATCAACAATGCAGGGGAAGTTCCGCTAAGCCCAAAGCACCTGCACCCCAGTTTTTACGGATGCTTCGACTGGCATAGCTCCGTACACGGCCACTGGATGCTGGTACGGCTTCTCAAGACAAAACCGGATCTGAAAGCGGCCCAAGAAATTGAAGCTGTTCTCGACCGCTCCCTGACTAAAGAAAACCTTCAGGCAGAAGCAGATTACTTCACCAAATACCAGCTTACCACTACCTTTGAAAGAACATACGGCTGGGCCTGGCTGCTTAAACTGGATGAAGAGCTCATTACCTGGAACCATCCCAAGGCTAAACTATGGCACCAGAACCTGAAGCCGCTGACGGATAAAATACTGGACTCGTGGAAAACATTCCTTCCTAAGCAGACGTATCCGAACCGGACCGGTGTCCATCCCAATACCGCATTTGCCATGGCTTTCGCCATCGACTGGGCCAGAGCCAATCAGGATAAGGCTTTCGAGGCTCAACTGGTGGAAAAGGCTAAATATTTTTACCTGAAAGATGAAAAAACACCGGCTTATCTGGAACCTGATGGCTCAGATTTCTTTTCCCCAAGCCTGGAGATTGCGGACCTGATGAGAAGGGTGCTTCCACAAAAAGAATTTGTTGTGTGGCTGAATACGTTCTATGAAAAGCGGAGCCTGGAAAATATTGAGAAGATTCCTGTAGTCAGTGACCTGAGCGATTACCAGACCGTTCACCTGGTCGGACTGTCGTTTTCAAAAGCCTGGTGCATGAAAGGCATTGCCCAATCGCTTCCGGCCGGCCATCCGCTGAAAAAGCAGTTCAATACCACAGCCAGCGTATTTTTGTCCAATGGCTTGCCGCTGCTGTTTCAGGGCAATTATGGCGGCGATCACTGGCTTGCCAGTTTTGCGGTCTATGCGCTGGAAGACGAGTAA
- a CDS encoding DUF962 domain-containing protein: MRKIDLLFAEYAESHRNATNKLIHWICVPLIFWTILGFISLIPSKSICFIYIGCISYVSLAAMALVTLFYMRLSFLIGSIMLALMVLMESFAFGVNTRTERPWLVYLSVFIITWIFQFVGHKIEGKKPSFLKDLQFLLVGPIWLLSFILKKVGIRY; the protein is encoded by the coding sequence ATGAGAAAAATTGACCTGCTTTTTGCAGAATATGCAGAAAGCCACAGAAATGCAACCAATAAACTGATCCACTGGATCTGTGTGCCCCTGATATTCTGGACGATCCTGGGCTTCATTTCGCTGATTCCTTCAAAATCCATCTGTTTTATTTACATCGGATGCATCAGTTATGTAAGTCTTGCAGCCATGGCTCTGGTCACCTTATTCTATATGCGGCTGTCTTTTCTGATCGGCAGCATCATGCTGGCGCTGATGGTGCTGATGGAAAGCTTTGCATTCGGAGTGAATACCCGTACGGAAAGGCCATGGCTGGTTTACCTTTCCGTCTTCATCATTACCTGGATCTTCCAGTTTGTAGGCCATAAGATCGAAGGTAAGAAACCGTCTTTCCTCAAAGACCTCCAGTTTTTGCTGGTCGGGCCAATCTGGCTGCTGAGCTTTATCCTGAAGAAAGTGGGGATCAGATACTAA
- a CDS encoding helix-turn-helix domain-containing protein, which produces MSVLEKFGVEIFTQHNIFERIAVDKPFRPDNPAFIFIKTGTIKMKQHFRDLELSANMFMVTDPQTVYEMISVSDDFQSRMVSYKREFISALSLKFNRLITYRYFRQQMNIGVPFQADEMEVVWKSVNFLKYILDSETEMTYKKEIVEHLFSVFCYQMAGIISKEDSNAMNQMSRQEEIVFIFLNDLAKHHHTERSVEFYSERQSITTRHLSAVVKEVTGKSASQVIALVVLNEAKVLLNSSKKPVSEISSILGFSDPYSFSHFFKKHLGESPSQYRNQFES; this is translated from the coding sequence ATGTCTGTCCTGGAAAAATTCGGCGTTGAGATTTTTACGCAACACAACATTTTCGAGCGCATTGCGGTTGATAAGCCCTTCCGTCCCGATAATCCGGCCTTTATCTTTATCAAGACCGGAACCATCAAGATGAAACAGCATTTCAGGGACCTGGAGCTTTCCGCCAATATGTTTATGGTAACGGATCCGCAGACGGTCTATGAAATGATCTCTGTCAGTGATGATTTCCAGTCCAGGATGGTATCGTATAAGCGTGAATTTATTTCAGCATTGTCGCTCAAATTCAACAGGCTCATTACCTACCGGTATTTCAGGCAGCAGATGAATATCGGCGTCCCGTTTCAGGCTGATGAAATGGAAGTGGTATGGAAAAGCGTCAATTTTCTGAAATATATCCTCGACTCCGAAACGGAAATGACCTACAAAAAAGAGATTGTGGAGCACTTGTTTTCTGTGTTCTGCTATCAGATGGCCGGAATCATCTCAAAAGAAGACAGCAACGCGATGAACCAGATGTCCAGGCAAGAGGAAATTGTTTTTATCTTCCTGAACGACCTGGCCAAACACCATCATACGGAACGCAGTGTGGAGTTCTATTCGGAACGGCAGTCGATTACAACCAGACATCTTTCGGCAGTGGTCAAAGAAGTGACGGGAAAGTCTGCCAGCCAGGTAATTGCACTGGTAGTTCTCAATGAGGCTAAAGTCTTATTAAACTCCTCCAAAAAGCCGGTTTCGGAAATTTCTTCCATTCTTGGATTCAGCGATCCTTATTCGTTTTCCCATTTTTTCAAAAAGCATTTAGGCGAAAGTCCGTCACAGTACAGGAATCAGTTCGAAAGCTGA
- a CDS encoding TolC family protein, whose product MVKNIKTALSIMAAVFPALFFSQEIRQMTAEEAAQLAVQNHQQLKVSAQNINIARQNTEVVKLQKLPTITASTSQFYLGNAVAIDKDFSNTTTIQMPHYGSSYAVQATQLIFKGGLVNKSIELAGLREQLSELDLEKNRQDVKFLVISNYLDVYKIVNQQEVFRNNKKLAQERLKNVQKFYQQGMVTRNEVIRGELAIKNLDQGILTLVNNRKILNYNLTIALGLPEDTQIVPVENLENKEAGIGMDYYMTLAHDSNPVMKSAKTNIDVADKNIDIIKTDKMPTIAGFGGYSLQKPITTRNPVLDMYSGGWQTGVSLTYNIDNLYKTKERVKLGELQKNQAYDAMTLTQQNIDMAVNAAYVKYQESIQQADILNEAKKLAEENYKITEAKYLNQLAVQAEMIDAQNQKLQSELDFANAEINVLYQYYNLLKTTGTL is encoded by the coding sequence ATGGTAAAGAATATAAAAACAGCACTGTCTATAATGGCAGCGGTCTTTCCTGCGCTGTTTTTTTCCCAGGAAATCAGGCAGATGACCGCAGAAGAGGCGGCGCAGCTCGCAGTGCAGAATCATCAGCAGCTGAAAGTCTCAGCACAGAACATCAATATTGCCCGGCAGAATACCGAAGTGGTAAAACTTCAGAAACTGCCGACAATCACTGCCTCCACAAGCCAGTTCTATCTGGGTAATGCGGTAGCTATCGATAAAGACTTTTCGAATACAACCACCATACAGATGCCGCATTACGGAAGTTCCTATGCCGTTCAGGCTACCCAGCTGATCTTCAAAGGAGGTCTGGTCAACAAATCCATTGAGCTGGCCGGACTGCGTGAACAGCTTTCTGAGTTAGATCTTGAGAAAAACAGGCAGGATGTGAAGTTCCTCGTCATTTCCAATTATCTGGATGTGTATAAGATCGTCAACCAGCAGGAAGTTTTCCGGAACAATAAAAAACTTGCGCAGGAGCGGTTGAAAAACGTTCAGAAGTTTTATCAGCAGGGAATGGTGACCCGGAATGAAGTGATCCGTGGAGAGTTGGCGATTAAAAACCTCGACCAGGGAATCCTCACGCTGGTGAATAACCGTAAAATCCTGAACTACAATCTTACTATTGCTTTAGGCCTGCCGGAAGATACGCAGATTGTCCCCGTAGAAAACCTGGAAAATAAAGAAGCCGGAATCGGAATGGATTATTATATGACCCTTGCCCACGACAGCAATCCGGTGATGAAATCCGCGAAAACCAATATTGATGTGGCTGACAAGAATATCGACATCATTAAAACGGATAAAATGCCGACGATAGCAGGATTTGGAGGTTATTCGCTGCAAAAACCCATCACCACAAGGAATCCGGTCCTGGACATGTATTCCGGAGGATGGCAGACCGGAGTTTCACTGACGTATAACATTGACAATCTTTATAAAACCAAAGAAAGGGTGAAACTGGGGGAACTTCAGAAAAACCAGGCTTATGATGCCATGACGCTTACGCAGCAGAATATCGATATGGCAGTAAATGCAGCCTATGTAAAATACCAGGAATCCATCCAGCAGGCAGATATCCTGAATGAGGCTAAAAAACTGGCGGAAGAGAACTACAAAATCACGGAAGCCAAATACCTCAACCAGCTTGCCGTGCAGGCAGAAATGATTGATGCGCAGAACCAGAAGCTCCAGTCCGAACTGGATTTTGCCAATGCGGAAATCAATGTCCTGTACCAATACTACAATCTTCTGAAAACAACCGGAACTCTTTAA
- a CDS encoding HlyD family secretion protein translates to MENKEHTTTTAQPAPASSGAVAKKKETKKNKIRAIISNIVVFLIIGFGLFWLVREYFHVGDKTYTEAAQVEEFINPINTRVSAYIKDIKFIEHQQVKKGDTLVILDDREILTQLGQAEAAYQNALAQRTATSSSVNTVSNNVNVMESNIAGAKARLWNAEQNLNRYKNLLASEAVTRQQYDQVKTEYDAQKAAYETLVNQKQSANLSTTEVKSKFGIIDAEIKRTKSALDMAKINLSYTVITAPYDGVMGRRTISEGQLIQPGQQVATIVLNGQKWVTANFLESQMPDVKIGEKMMMTADALGGKSFEGVVTAISAATGSRYSSVPTDNSTGNFIKVQQRIPVRIEFTSANTKEDIARLSAGMNMNVKINTGEK, encoded by the coding sequence ATGGAAAACAAGGAACATACAACCACTACAGCTCAGCCGGCTCCTGCTTCATCAGGTGCGGTGGCGAAGAAAAAAGAAACTAAGAAAAATAAGATCAGGGCCATCATTTCAAATATCGTGGTATTCCTGATCATCGGATTCGGCCTGTTCTGGCTGGTCCGGGAATATTTCCACGTAGGCGATAAGACCTATACGGAAGCGGCGCAGGTAGAGGAATTCATCAACCCGATCAATACCCGGGTTTCCGCCTACATTAAAGATATTAAATTCATCGAGCACCAGCAGGTGAAGAAAGGCGATACCCTGGTGATTTTAGATGACCGTGAAATCCTGACCCAACTGGGACAGGCGGAAGCGGCTTACCAGAATGCACTGGCACAGCGTACCGCAACCAGCTCATCTGTCAATACCGTTTCCAACAATGTCAATGTAATGGAATCCAATATTGCCGGAGCCAAAGCCCGGTTATGGAATGCCGAACAGAATTTAAACCGGTATAAAAACCTGCTGGCCTCCGAGGCGGTCACCAGGCAGCAGTATGATCAGGTAAAAACGGAATATGATGCGCAGAAAGCAGCTTACGAAACCCTGGTGAACCAGAAGCAATCTGCCAATCTCTCCACCACGGAAGTGAAAAGTAAATTCGGGATCATCGATGCGGAAATCAAACGGACCAAATCGGCACTGGATATGGCAAAAATAAATTTATCCTATACCGTGATTACCGCTCCTTACGATGGCGTCATGGGAAGAAGAACCATCTCCGAAGGCCAGCTGATCCAGCCCGGACAGCAGGTAGCCACCATCGTACTGAACGGACAGAAATGGGTCACAGCCAATTTCCTGGAAAGCCAGATGCCGGATGTGAAAATCGGGGAGAAAATGATGATGACGGCTGATGCTTTGGGAGGGAAATCATTCGAAGGGGTGGTTACGGCCATTTCAGCCGCTACCGGATCGCGGTATTCCAGCGTACCGACGGATAATTCCACCGGAAACTTCATCAAAGTGCAGCAGCGGATCCCGGTACGGATCGAATTTACTTCCGCCAATACGAAAGAAGATATTGCGAGGCTGAGCGCAGGGATGAACATGAATGTGAAGATTAATACAGGGGAGAAATGA
- a CDS encoding MFS transporter: protein MYNKGLYHDWVPKPVQLLLMVLLLAVVMPIGGVYTGNISYLVSGTGSMTEYFMWANYASTIGMGACMPIVLRMKMRFKVRDKMTVLLVLLGLLSYINSTTYEPMIFVFSSLIIGFLKMMVTIELFLPLMAMIGNRGMFYGAFYTFVLVLNQVSAYYAVDISIRYNWQQFYVIAAVGCFALALLHWIFMHDKYFALKVPLHYIDWLSILLFVSTFMCSAYVFSFGKQQDWLHSKKIMDAGIAAFVSFSLLVIRQLTLKRPYLSFKIFSKNNVLHGLFMLFWLGMFLGTTSIQNTFAVGVLGYDQLTNARLNLLMIPGLVLAGVTAIFWFKREIPLKMFIFSGFSAMMGYAIIMYFSMVLEFNYEYWYLPMFLKGYGMCSLFISVWFYTLDKLEMDDMLAAIGLVLVWRTFLAVGIFSALYSWFQYRFQVIAVGDLAVYLDGMTLTPQNVAGNMKAIQLNAILIAGKKLFGYIILAGCGVLLYVFTHHFGRERFEYVRFIRVLTGKSVIARRRLRERKKLIEEIKDAAGPAV from the coding sequence ATGTACAACAAAGGACTTTACCACGACTGGGTGCCGAAACCCGTACAGCTCCTGCTGATGGTCTTGCTGCTTGCCGTAGTGATGCCGATCGGGGGTGTATATACCGGGAACATCAGTTACCTGGTCAGCGGAACCGGTTCCATGACCGAATATTTTATGTGGGCCAATTATGCTTCCACCATCGGGATGGGGGCGTGTATGCCAATCGTACTCAGGATGAAAATGCGGTTTAAGGTACGGGATAAAATGACTGTACTCCTGGTTCTGCTGGGACTGCTGAGCTACATCAATTCTACGACCTATGAGCCCATGATTTTTGTATTCAGCTCATTAATCATCGGATTCCTGAAAATGATGGTTACCATAGAACTTTTTCTTCCGTTGATGGCTATGATCGGCAACCGGGGGATGTTTTACGGTGCATTTTACACATTTGTGCTGGTGCTGAACCAGGTGTCTGCGTATTATGCCGTAGACATTTCCATCCGGTACAACTGGCAGCAGTTTTATGTGATCGCTGCGGTAGGATGTTTTGCGCTGGCTTTACTGCACTGGATTTTCATGCATGACAAGTATTTTGCCCTGAAAGTGCCGCTGCATTACATCGACTGGCTCAGCATCCTGCTTTTCGTTTCCACATTTATGTGTTCAGCTTACGTGTTCTCCTTCGGGAAACAGCAGGACTGGCTTCATTCAAAGAAGATTATGGATGCAGGTATCGCAGCTTTCGTAAGTTTTTCCTTATTGGTGATCCGGCAGCTGACCCTGAAACGGCCGTATTTGTCATTCAAGATATTTTCAAAAAACAATGTGCTGCACGGCCTGTTCATGCTATTCTGGCTCGGGATGTTCCTGGGTACGACTTCTATTCAGAATACTTTTGCGGTAGGCGTATTGGGATATGACCAGCTGACCAATGCACGACTTAACCTCCTGATGATTCCGGGACTGGTACTCGCCGGTGTAACGGCTATATTCTGGTTCAAAAGAGAAATTCCCTTAAAAATGTTCATCTTTTCAGGCTTTTCGGCCATGATGGGATATGCCATCATCATGTATTTTTCCATGGTGCTGGAATTCAACTACGAGTACTGGTACCTGCCGATGTTCCTGAAAGGCTATGGAATGTGTTCATTGTTCATTTCAGTCTGGTTTTATACCTTAGATAAGCTTGAAATGGATGATATGCTGGCTGCGATCGGGCTGGTCCTGGTCTGGAGGACGTTTCTGGCAGTCGGGATCTTCTCGGCGCTGTATTCATGGTTTCAGTACCGATTCCAGGTCATTGCTGTTGGAGACCTGGCTGTATATCTGGATGGTATGACCCTTACACCCCAGAATGTCGCAGGAAATATGAAAGCGATCCAGCTCAATGCGATTCTCATTGCAGGTAAAAAACTGTTCGGATACATTATCCTCGCCGGTTGCGGAGTACTGCTGTATGTATTCACCCATCATTTCGGCCGTGAACGGTTTGAATATGTGCGTTTCATCAGGGTACTGACCGGAAAATCAGTCATAGCCAGGAGAAGGCTGCGTGAAAGGAAAAAATTAATCGAAGAAATAAAAGACGCCGCAGGTCCTGCCGTCTGA
- a CDS encoding sigma 54-interacting transcriptional regulator: protein MKNDTTFKELKNSGYTHKTINEEIQANLVAKIRAKEPVFEGLWGYEDTVVPQLKKALLAGHHINLLGLRGQAKTRIARSMVSLLDEYMPIVQGSEINDSPFQPISKYARDLIAEMGDDTPISWVHRSDRFFEKLATPDVNVADLIGDIDPIKAATLKLPYSDERVLHYGMIPRANRCIFVLNELPDLQARIQVSLFNILQEGDIQIRGFQLRMPLDIQFVFTANPEDYTNRGSIVTPLKDRIGSQIFTHYPQTIALARQITEQEAQVPAEEQSKIHIPDLAKDLLEEVSFAARDSEYVDAKSGVSARLSISAMENLMAAARLRLIESGAERTTVRLLDFISIIPSITGKIELVYEGEQEGADYVAKILIDKAVMTQFESLFPRISKLEKESIKTPYTDLIKWFNKNQLELHYNDTDEEFYRKLDSIAPLSTVVEENASDLSPEDQNFCKELVLWALTISKKLDKSENSNAFTFDSAEINPYYRN from the coding sequence ATGAAAAACGATACGACATTTAAAGAACTAAAAAACTCAGGATATACCCATAAAACCATTAATGAAGAAATCCAGGCGAACCTGGTTGCCAAGATCAGGGCGAAGGAACCGGTATTTGAAGGGCTTTGGGGCTACGAAGATACCGTAGTTCCGCAACTGAAGAAGGCCCTGCTTGCCGGCCATCACATTAACCTGCTCGGATTGCGCGGACAGGCCAAAACCAGGATCGCCAGGAGCATGGTAAGCCTTCTTGATGAATACATGCCAATTGTACAAGGTTCTGAAATCAACGACAGCCCGTTCCAGCCGATTTCCAAATATGCCAGGGACCTGATTGCCGAAATGGGTGACGATACCCCGATTTCCTGGGTACACCGCTCAGACCGTTTCTTTGAAAAGCTGGCCACGCCGGATGTAAACGTTGCCGACCTGATCGGAGATATCGACCCGATCAAGGCTGCTACATTAAAGCTTCCGTATTCTGATGAACGCGTACTGCATTACGGAATGATCCCACGCGCCAACCGCTGCATTTTCGTGCTGAATGAATTGCCGGATCTACAGGCCAGGATCCAGGTTTCCCTGTTCAATATCCTGCAGGAAGGCGATATCCAGATCCGCGGATTCCAGTTGAGGATGCCACTGGACATCCAGTTTGTATTTACGGCTAATCCGGAAGATTATACCAACCGGGGCAGCATTGTTACTCCGCTGAAAGACCGGATCGGTTCCCAGATTTTCACCCATTACCCGCAGACGATTGCGCTCGCGCGTCAGATTACCGAACAGGAAGCGCAGGTTCCTGCCGAGGAACAGTCTAAAATCCATATTCCGGACCTCGCAAAAGACCTGCTGGAAGAAGTATCCTTTGCCGCACGCGACAGTGAATATGTGGATGCGAAAAGCGGTGTCAGTGCCCGTCTCAGCATCAGTGCCATGGAAAACCTGATGGCCGCAGCCAGGCTAAGACTGATTGAATCCGGAGCCGAACGCACAACGGTCCGCCTGCTTGATTTTATATCGATTATCCCTTCCATCACCGGGAAAATAGAACTGGTCTACGAAGGTGAACAGGAAGGTGCCGACTATGTGGCCAAAATCCTGATTGACAAAGCCGTGATGACCCAGTTTGAAAGCCTATTCCCTCGCATTTCCAAGCTGGAGAAAGAAAGCATCAAGACGCCGTACACAGATCTGATCAAATGGTTCAATAAAAATCAGCTAGAGCTTCATTATAATGATACCGATGAAGAATTTTACCGCAAGCTGGACAGCATTGCTCCATTATCAACCGTGGTGGAAGAAAATGCATCAGACCTTAGCCCGGAAGACCAGAACTTCTGCAAGGAGCTTGTCTTATGGGCACTGACCATCAGCAAAAAGCTGGATAAATCTGAAAACAGCAATGCCTTTACTTTTGATTCTGCGGAAATCAACCCGTATTACAGGAATTAA
- a CDS encoding vWA domain-containing protein — protein sequence MTNKEFNFQKGYIFSKHVPEEISNFDRVFDVFKDLLTHTSGDIEEAFEWLDMLDQEYDIFTDEYTLEDFEEDLKKRGYIREEVDEEDGNTGTGKGKNILTPKLESALREYALDQIFGKLKKSGIGNHRTSKTGVGDEKDGDHRSFQYGDDLSLVNMTESLKNAQVNNGIGDLQLTEDDLIVEETRHKAQMSTVLMIDISHSMILYGEDRITPAKKVAMALVELIHRKYPKDSIDIIVFGNEAWPIKIKDLPYLKVGPYHTNTVAGLELAMDILRRKRNTNKQIFMITDGKPSCIQLPTGEFYMNSVGLDQMIVSQCLNRAAQARKLKIPITTFMIAQDPYLRKFVEAFTEQNQGKAFLTGLSGLGQMIFEDYEKNRKRRI from the coding sequence ATGACCAATAAAGAATTTAATTTCCAGAAAGGATACATCTTCAGCAAACACGTTCCGGAGGAAATATCGAATTTCGACCGGGTTTTTGATGTATTCAAAGATCTGCTGACCCATACTTCCGGTGATATCGAGGAGGCTTTCGAGTGGCTTGATATGCTGGACCAGGAATACGACATCTTCACCGATGAATATACCCTGGAGGATTTTGAGGAAGACCTTAAGAAGCGCGGCTACATCAGGGAAGAAGTGGATGAAGAAGACGGAAATACCGGAACGGGAAAAGGAAAGAACATCCTGACTCCCAAACTGGAATCTGCACTTCGCGAATACGCATTAGACCAGATATTCGGAAAGCTGAAAAAAAGCGGGATTGGAAACCACCGCACTTCCAAAACCGGTGTTGGAGATGAAAAGGATGGTGACCACCGGTCGTTTCAGTACGGTGATGACCTTTCATTGGTGAACATGACTGAAAGCCTTAAAAATGCCCAGGTAAACAACGGCATCGGTGACCTTCAGCTGACGGAAGATGACCTCATCGTAGAAGAGACGCGCCATAAAGCACAGATGAGCACGGTACTGATGATCGACATCAGCCACTCGATGATTCTATACGGCGAAGACCGGATCACACCGGCCAAAAAAGTGGCCATGGCACTGGTAGAACTGATTCATCGTAAATACCCGAAAGATTCCATCGACATTATTGTTTTCGGGAATGAAGCCTGGCCGATCAAGATCAAAGACCTTCCCTATCTGAAAGTCGGGCCTTACCATACCAATACGGTGGCCGGACTGGAACTGGCGATGGACATCCTCCGCAGGAAACGGAATACCAATAAGCAGATCTTCATGATCACCGACGGAAAGCCGAGCTGCATCCAGCTGCCTACCGGGGAATTTTACATGAACAGTGTGGGGCTCGACCAGATGATCGTGTCACAATGCCTCAACAGAGCCGCGCAGGCCCGGAAACTGAAAATCCCAATCACCACCTTTATGATTGCCCAGGACCCTTACCTCAGGAAGTTTGTGGAAGCCTTTACCGAACAGAACCAGGGAAAAGCATTCCTGACGGGGCTTTCCGGACTGGGCCAGATGATTTTTGAGGATTATGAGAAGAACAGGAAAAGAAGGATATGA
- a CDS encoding class I SAM-dependent methyltransferase → MKDLMGQAIHDYYHNNNPEDLQTETSISELDEMPVAYLFRKFEEMNALERKALSLCRGKVLDIGAGAGSHSLYLQNEKGLEVTALDISPKSIEICKARGLQEAVCGNMLQFPEQEFDTIVLLMNGTGIFQSLQVIDIYLKKLYSLLDKNGQILIDSTDIIYMFDADEDGGVYIPAEGYYGELDYIVHYKGQSEDPIKWLYLDFNTLKNAAEHNGFRIEKVLQEEDSYLAKLKKK, encoded by the coding sequence ATGAAAGACCTGATGGGCCAAGCCATTCACGACTATTATCACAACAACAATCCTGAAGATTTACAGACCGAAACTTCCATTTCGGAACTGGATGAAATGCCGGTGGCGTACCTCTTCCGGAAATTTGAGGAAATGAATGCCCTTGAGCGGAAAGCCCTGAGCTTATGCCGGGGAAAAGTCCTGGATATAGGAGCGGGAGCCGGTTCGCATTCCTTGTACCTCCAGAATGAAAAAGGTCTTGAGGTAACCGCACTCGATATTTCACCCAAATCCATCGAAATATGTAAAGCAAGAGGCCTTCAAGAGGCAGTCTGCGGAAATATGCTCCAGTTTCCGGAGCAGGAATTTGATACTATTGTACTGCTGATGAACGGTACCGGGATTTTCCAGAGCCTGCAGGTTATTGATATCTACCTTAAAAAGCTGTATTCACTCCTGGATAAAAACGGGCAGATCCTCATCGACAGTACGGATATTATTTACATGTTTGATGCAGATGAAGATGGCGGGGTCTACATTCCGGCAGAGGGCTATTACGGGGAACTGGACTATATCGTTCATTACAAAGGACAGTCGGAAGACCCGATCAAATGGCTGTACCTGGATTTCAATACCCTGAAAAATGCGGCTGAGCACAACGGTTTCAGGATTGAAAAAGTCCTGCAGGAAGAAGATTCTTATCTGGCAAAGCTGAAGAAGAAATAA